A stretch of the Erpetoichthys calabaricus chromosome 3, fErpCal1.3, whole genome shotgun sequence genome encodes the following:
- the muc3a gene encoding mucin-3A, with protein sequence MAKPSSAATETSGSPLSTVSLSTTIISVPSETSTLTQATLPATSENATTFSPTSHSQSASNPTSPITDKTSTLTQATLPATSENATTFSPTSHSQSASKPTSPITDSTAPTSHITEKHPTSLEATTQSTLSATSSSQPITSSPKETTSSLTTPIPSTSETESTGSPPLSTASQSTLSTSVSSETSVHPTASSPENFETASTFSSTLHSQSAPNPTFSSTQTTSPIMQTTQSISTSSHVTNTSTLSTTASSQAITSSQRETSTSVTMAKPSSAATETSGSPLSTVSLSTTIISVPSETSTLTQATLPATSENATTFSPTSHSQSASNPTSPITDSTAPTSHITEIHPTSPESTTRSTLSATSSSQPITSSPTETTSSLTTPMPSTSETESTGSPPLASQSTLSTSVSSETSVHTTASSPETFETASTLSSTLHSQSAPNPTFSKTSTLTQATLPATSENATTFSPTSHSQSASKPTSPITDSPAPTSHTTEIHPTSPEATTQSTLSATSSSQPITSSPTDTTSSLTTPMPSTSETESTGSPPLASQSTLSTSVSSETSVQTNASSTETFETASKTSTLTQATLPATSENATTFSPTSHSQSASKPTSPITDSPAPTSHTTEIHPTSPESTTRSTLSATSSSQPITSSPTETTSSLTTPMPSTSETESTGSPPLASQSTLSTSVSSETSVHPTASSSDTFETASTLSSTLHSQSAPNPTFSSTQKTSPIMQTTQSISTSSHVTNTSTLPTTASSQAITSSQGETTTSVTMAKPSSAATETSGSPLSTDSLSTTIISVPSETSTLTQATLPATSENATTFSPTSHSESASKPTSPITDSPAPTSHTTEIHPTSPESTTRSTLSATSSSQPITSSPTETTSSLTTPMPSTSETESTGSPPLASQSTLSTSVSSETSVQTTASSTETFETASTLSSTLHSQSAPNPTFSSTQTTSPIIETTQSISTSSHVTNTSTLSTTASSQAITSSQGETTTSVTMAKPSSAATETSGSPLSTDSLSTTIISVPSETSTLTQATLPATSENATTFSPTSHSQSASKPTSPITDSTAPTSHTTEVHPTSPESTTQSTLSATSSSQPITSRPTETTSSLTTPMPSTSETESTGSPPLASQSTLSTSVSSETSVHPTASSPNTFETASTLSSTLHSQSAPNPTFSKTSTLTQATLPATSENATTFSPTSHSQSASNPTSPITDSTAPTSHITEIHPTSPESTTRSTLSATSSSQPITSSPTETTSSLTTPMPSTSETESTGSPPLASQSTLSTSVSSETSVHTTASSPETFETASTLSSTLHSQSAPNPTFSTSQSTLSTSVSSETSVHTTASSPETFETASTLSSTLHSQSAANPTFSSSQTTSPIMETTQSISTSSHVTNTSTLSTTASSQAITSSQGETTTSVTMAKPSSAATETSGSPLSTDSLSTTIISVPSETSTLTQATLPATSENATTFSPTSHSQSASKPTSPITDSPAPTSHTTEIHPTSPESTTRINGFSSSSFAVHTFYFGVIRNISASNCFIFRYL encoded by the exons ATGGCAAAACCTTCCTCAGCTGCAACAGAAACATCTGGTAGTCCTCTGTCGACAGTCTCACTGTCAACAACTATTATTTCTGTTCCATCAGAAACATCCACCTTAACACAGGCAACTCTTCCagcaacttctgaaaatgcaACCACCTTCTCACCAACTTCACATTCACAGTCAGCAAGCAATCCGACATCTCCAATTACAGACA AAACATCCACCTTAACACAGGCAACTCTTCCagcaacttctgaaaatgcaACCACCTTCTCACCAACTTCACATTCACAGTCAGCAAGCAAGCCGACATCTCCCATTACAGACAGTACAGCTCCCACATCACATATAACAGAAAAACATCCAACTTCTCTCGAGGCAACAACACAGTCAACGCTATCTGCAACTTCATCATCACAGCCAATAACTAGTAGCCCAAAAGAAACAACATCTTCATTGACCACTCCTATTCCTTCAACTTCTGAAACAGAATCAACCGGTTCTCCTCCTCTATCGACAGCTTCGCAGTCCACACTTTCTACTTCGGTGTCATCAGAAACATCAGTGCATCCAACTGCTTCATCTCCAGAAAACTTTGAAACTGCAAGCACTTTCTCCTCAACATTACATTCACAGTCAGCACCGAATCCAACATTTTCCAGTACTCAAACGACGTCTCCGATAATGCAGACCACCCAATCAATTTCAACTTCCTCTCATGTGACAAACACTTCAACACTGTCTACAACTGCTTCATCACAAGCAATAACAAGCAGTCAAAGAGAAACTAGCACTTCTGTTACAATGGCAAAACCTTCCTCAGCTGCAACAGAAACATCTGGTAGTCCTCTGTCGACAGTCTCACTGTCAACAACTATTATTTCTGTTCCATCAGAAACATCCACCTTAACACAGGCAACTCTTCCagcaacttctgaaaatgcaACCACCTTCTCACCAACTTCACATTCACAGTCAGCAAGCAATCCGACATCTCCAATTACAGACAGTACAGCTCCCACGTCACATATAACAGAAATACATCCAACTTCTCCCGAGTCAACAACACGGTCAACGCTATCTGCAACTTCATCATCACAGCCAATAACTAGTAGCCCAACAGAAACAACATCTTCATTGACCACTCCTATGCCTTCAACTTCTGAAACAGAATCAACGGGTTCTCCTCCTCTAGCTTCGCAGTCCACACTTTCTACTTCGGTGTCATCAGAAACATCAGTGCACACAACTGCTTCATCTCCAGAAACCTTTGAAACTGCAAGCACTTTATCCTCAACATTACATTCACAGTCAGCACCGAATCCAACATTTTCCA AAACATCCACCTTAACACAGGCAACTCTTCCagcaacttctgaaaatgcaACCACCTTCTCACCAACTTCACATTCACAGTCAGCAAGCAAGCCGACATCTCCCATTACAGACAGTCCAGCTCCCACGTCACATACAACAGAAATACATCCAACTTCTCCCGAGGCAACAACACAGTCAACGCTATCTGCAACTTCATCATCACAGCCAATAACTAGTAGCCCAACAGACACAACATCTTCATTGACCACTCCTATGCCTTCAACTTCTGAAACAGAATCAACGGGTTCTCCTCCTCTAGCTTCGCAGTCCACACTTTCTACTTCGGTGTCATCAGAAACATCAGTGCAAACAAATGCTTCATCTACAGAAACCTTTGAAACTGCAAGCA AAACATCCACCTTAACACAGGCAACTCTTCCagcaacttctgaaaatgcaACCACCTTCTCACCAACTTCACATTCACAGTCAGCAAGCAAGCCGACATCTCCCATTACAGACAGTCCAGCTCCCACGTCACATACAACAGAAATACATCCAACTTCTCCCGAGTCAACAACACGGTCAACGCTATCTGCAACTTCATCATCACAGCCAATAACTAGTAGCCCAACAGAAACAACATCTTCATTGACCACTCCTATGCCTTCAACTTCTGAAACAGAATCAACGGGTTCTCCTCCTCTAGCTTCGCAGTCCACACTTTCTACTTCGGTGTCATCAGAAACATCAGTGCATCCAACTGCTTCATCTTCAGATACCTTTGAAACTGCAAGCACTTTGTCCTCAACATTACATTCACAGTCAGCACCGAATCCAACATTTTCCAGTACTCAAAAAACGTCTCCGATAATGCAGACCACCCAATCAATTTCAACTTCCTCTCATGTGACAAACACTTCAACACTGCCTACAACTGCTTCATCACAAGCAATAACAAGCAGTCAAGGAGAAACTACCACTTCTGTTACAATGGCAAAACCTTCCTCAGCTGCAACAGAAACATCTGGTAGTCCTCTGTCGACAGACTCACTGTCAACAACTATTATTTCTGTTCCATCAGAAACATCCACCTTAACACAGGCAACTCTTCCagcaacttctgaaaatgcaACCACCTTCTCACCAACTTCACATTCAGAGTCAGCAAGCAAGCCGACATCTCCCATTACAGACAGTCCAGCTCCCACGTCACATACAACAGAAATACATCCAACTTCTCCCGAGTCAACAACACGGTCAACGCTATCTGCAACTTCATCATCACAGCCAATAACTAGTAGCCCAACAGAAACAACATCTTCATTGACCACTCCTATGCCTTCAACTTCTGAAACAGAATCAACGGGTTCTCCTCCTCTAGCTTCGCAGTCCACACTTTCTACTTCGGTGTCATCAGAAACATCAGTGCAAACAACTGCTTCATCTACAGAAACCTTTGAAACTGCAAGCACTTTGTCCTCAACATTACATTCACAGTCAGCACCGAATCCAACATTTTCCAGTACTCAAACGACGTCTCCGATAATAGAGACAACCCAATCAATTTCAACTTCCTCTCATGTGACAAACACTTCAACACTGTCTACAACTGCTTCATCACAAGCAATAACAAGCAGTCAAGGAGAAACTACCACTTCTGTTACAATGGCAAAACCTTCCTCAGCTGCAACAGAAACATCTGGTAGTCCTCTGTCGACAGACTCACTGTCAACAACTATTATTTCTGTTCCATCAGAAACATCCACCTTAACACAGGCAACTCTTCCagcaacttctgaaaatgcaACCACCTTCTCACCAACTTCACATTCACAGTCAGCAAGCAAGCCGACATCTCCCATTACAGACAGTACAGCTCCCACGTCACATACAACAGAAGTACATCCAACTTCTCCCGAGTCAACAACACAGTCAACGCTATCTGCAACTTCATCATCACAGCCAATAACTAGTAGGCCAACAGAAACAACATCTTCATTGACCACTCCTATGCCTTCAACTTCTGAAACAGAATCAACGGGTTCTCCTCCTCTAGCTTCGCAGTCCACACTTTCTACTTCGGTGTCATCAGAAACATCAGTGCATCCAACTGCTTCATCTCCAAATACCTTTGAAACTGCAAGCACTTTGTCCTCAACATTACATTCACAGTCAGCACCGAATCCAACATTTTCCA AAACATCCACCTTAACACAGGCAACTCTTCCagcaacttctgaaaatgcaACCACCTTCTCACCAACTTCACATTCACAGTCAGCAAGCAATCCGACATCTCCAATTACAGACAGTACAGCTCCCACGTCACATATAACAGAAATACATCCAACTTCTCCCGAGTCAACAACACGGTCAACGCTATCTGCAACTTCATCATCACAGCCAATAACTAGTAGCCCAACAGAAACAACATCTTCATTGACCACTCCTATGCCTTCAACGTCTGAAACAGAATCAACGGGTTCTCCTCCTCTAGCTTCGCAGTCCACACTTTCTACTTCGGTGTCATCAGAAACATCAGTGCACACAACTGCTTCATCTCCAGAAACCTTTGAAACTGCAAGCACTTTATCCTCAACATTACATTCACAGTCAGCACCGAATCCAACATTTTCCA CTTCGCAGTCCACACTTTCTACTTCGGTGTCATCAGAAACATCAGTGCACACAACTGCTTCATCTCCAGAAACCTTTGAAACTGCAAGCACTTTGTCCTCAACATTACATTCACAGTCAGCAGCGAATCCAACATTTTCCAGTTCTCAAACGACATCTCCGATAATGGAGACCACCCAATCAATTTCAACTTCCTCTCATGTGACAAACACTTCAACACTGTCTACAACTGCTTCATCACAAGCAATAACAAGCAGTCAAGGAGAAACTACCACTTCTGTTACAATGGCAAAACCTTCCTCAGCTGCAACAGAAACATCTGGTAGTCCTCTGTCGACAGACTCACTGTCAACAACTATTATTTCTGTTCCATCAGAAACATCCACCTTAACACAGGCAACTCTTCCagcaacttctgaaaatgcaACCACCTTCTCACCAACTTCACATTCACAGTCAGCAAGCAAGCCGACATCTCCCATTACAGACAGTCCAGCTCCCACGTCACATACAACAGAAATACATCCAACTTCTCCCGAGTCAACAACACG AATCAACGGGTTCTCCTCCTCTAGCTTCGCAGTCCACACTTTCTACTTCGGTGTCATCAGAAACATCAGTGCATCCAACTGCTTCATCTTCAGATACCTTTGA